The DNA segment GACAAATACACGTAGGAGATTTCTCATACTGTGAACATGTATGTTAAACATTTCATTGGAACAAGATGTAAATTATTCAAACTGGTTCCTTACTAGCTCATGCCATGACACTAAGTTAAAGGATAATAACCATATAAAAAGTATTTACCGAGTCCAATGGCATCAGAGCTTTTCATGATCCTCAACCTTTTGCAGGTGTCAGTGAACATCCTGAAACAAGTACAAATTTTAGGTACAGTGAACAGCCATTATTTGAGTACTAAATTAAACACTAATAAGCTGaatcatatatatacaccaaTATTCTGGTAAGGAACTTAAGCCAAATGAAGTGAAAGAAATAAACAGACAAATTAGTGGTCAAGCCAATGTTTCCATGCATGCTCAACATTATTACGCAATTTTCACAGGTGCTAAGGAACAAGGATTCCATCCCGTTTTTCAAGAGCTTCCATGAAATTCTGATAGATACCATATTATAAATAGCTTGCGCCTAGATCTTATTTGTATATCTTACAGATTCTAATAAGCTCTTAGCAATTTTTTTTAGTGTTCAAGACAGATCAGAAAGCTTAATAGCAAAACAAAATTCGTTTCACACCTTGCTTTAGAAGATTCCACTTCTTTCACTGCAATCTGTATACCATACCCAGTAAATGACTGGCATTTTGCTAAATGTTGAAACATACATTCTTATAACCATGACTTAATAGCTAGATATGGATAAACATAATAATCAAACTGGAAAGAAGCACAAAATGAAAAGCAAAGACATAAAAAGGGAAGGATTAGAGCTTACTCCCATGGAACATCACCCACAAGCATCCAGTCACCATCTTTATCCTCGTAAGTAAGAACATATTCTGATCCATGAAGTAGATCCTTGAGCTTGCTTTCGCTCAACAGCTCCCTGCCCGAGGTTCCATGAGATCCATACTGACCTGAAATTCATAGTTATATAGCAGTAACTGGATCTATGCAAACAAAGTAGTATGAATAAGAGCAGCTTATGAAGTACATGCATAATAGCTCACCTATGGTAAAACAGCTGAACATCTTCTCAAGTGCAGAAGACAGCTCCTGATATTTAGTGTAGTTTTTCAAGTCTACTTTCCTCAAATACGGAGCACCATCCATGCTAACCTTCACAAACAAAGCACCAGGCCTTGCCTTTCCATCGACTTCATCAGTGTTCTTCAAAGCCGAGGACAATGAGTTCTTCCTAAATGATCTGATAGGTGGCCAACCTACAACCTGTGCCCTGCAAGTGGAAAGGATCAGATAATCTTCTCATGGTTATGCCCCAAAATTTTATTACAAAAACCCATACTTACTTGTTAGCAGGTGCTCCGCTGTTATTGTTTGCAGATGCATTGGGATTAGGCCTGATCTTGTCAGCAGCATGAGGCCTGTCATGCACCACGTTTTGGCTTGTGATTTCTTTTGCTTTCATTGATTGAGCCCCGAAGTTTGAAGAAGGCCTAGGTGACAGCATAACATCAACTTTTGAATCGGAAAGAAACTTGCCCTGCAACAAAGATTAAGAACTTTCCATGTTAAACTCATTAACATTAGTCTCGCAATTCATCAATAGCAACAATTCTAACCTCTGAGAACCCATCCATTGCATCAGAGAACCCTCTTTTATTCCCTGAAACAACATTCTTCTGTGATGCAAAGCAGTGACCATCACTTGAAGGATGCAAAGGGAAAAGCGGCTTCTCATCAAGCTGAGAAGAACTTAACAAGCAAAGCTCTGGATTTCTTTCAGGCGACTGCAATCCAGGAAGTCCGAGCCTAAGCTCAGTCGCCTTTAGATTCAAACTAGCCTTTCTTTCCTCGGAGGGAGGGGAAAAAACAGAGCTATCCACTGAAGAACAATCAGACAAGCCCATGTAGTTCCGTTCCTTCAATTCAGCACTATTCTGGCACACACTTTCCATTGAGCCTGAAGAACCGAGTAAAGTAACATTGCTCTGAACCCCTTCCTCCTCCACGCCAAGCAGCGGCGGAGACATcagtaattataaaaaaacaacaaataataaaCACCCTCAATACTTCACAACCTGCTCATTTTAAAGAGAAACAAAATTTAAGAAACAATCAATTGAACCAAAAGCTGCATATATACAAACACAGTGAAACATATGATTAACTATTGACCATCTCCAAtcaaattaaacaacaaaaactttcaaatatagCGTTAAACACAGTGAAACTTATCATtaaataccttttttttttcttttaacaaaatcCAGTGAAATAGTTAAGATCATAAAAACAAATGTAAAAGAATGGACTTAAACCATTAAAGCTGAAGAAATTTCAAGCATTCTTGTAACTAAAAGAAGcataaattaaaccattatatatataaagatttcgGATTTGTATTAAGAGTTGACAACTGTAAAAtgcatgaaaaaaataaataaaattagaacaCTAAACCGTACGCACGCGCCAAAAGGGGAAATAAGAGCAAaagagtgtttttttttttaaagaagaaatgaTAGTACTACATTAAAGAAGCTTTGTAGGGTTGTAACAtgtttggttgctgagaaaaACGGTGAGAAAGAACTGGAATTTAAACTTTCAGCTTTTAGAGCTTAACAAAGAACAAAAGATTCCTGCATTTTTTTTTAGCTTTCTCAGGAAACAAACACCAGCTAACAAGAAAGAAAGAGCCCAACACAAATTTTTCTCTTAGAAACAgagagtaaaaaaaaaaggaggatAAGAACAAATTACAAAGATACCTGATTCAATTGGTGGATGAGAAATTgcagaagaaaatcaaaatctTTGAAATTTGttcaaagtttaatttttttaaaaatacttttatgtgtgaattttttttttaatttaaaggagAAAGCTAAGGACCCTCCATTCGTCACAAAGTAACAAAAGCTTATTTGCTGttggatgtgaaactctatgcttttaaaaatcaaacaaaactttaaaatttataaaataaatttacttttGTCTCaccagtatatatatatatatacttctgCCCCTGCTTTtagctcaattttttttattctgtttttgGGTAACTTTCacttcattttagtcccttaatttcaaaaatttacaaaataaacattatattattctaaaattttaattttaagtcactaaactatttgaaaattattaattaagttattggattgttaattttttaaaagttcggTTAGTGAGCTCCAATAGATGATTTGATGATCGGTAGGGTGGATTAGTACCCATTGACGAGTAAAAGAACATGCATTAAATCTAAGTTAATCTGGCACCAGTGTCTAAGATCGAAGAAGAGAACtgtttagattttggttcgtAAACTCATAAC comes from the Gossypium hirsutum isolate 1008001.06 chromosome A06, Gossypium_hirsutum_v2.1, whole genome shotgun sequence genome and includes:
- the LOC121230297 gene encoding auxin-responsive protein IAA9 translates to MSPPLLGVEEEGVQSNVTLLGSSGSMESVCQNSAELKERNYMGLSDCSSVDSSVFSPPSEERKASLNLKATELRLGLPGLQSPERNPELCLLSSSQLDEKPLFPLHPSSDGHCFASQKNVVSGNKRGFSDAMDGFSEGKFLSDSKVDVMLSPRPSSNFGAQSMKAKEITSQNVVHDRPHAADKIRPNPNASANNNSGAPANKAQVVGWPPIRSFRKNSLSSALKNTDEVDGKARPGALFVKVSMDGAPYLRKVDLKNYTKYQELSSALEKMFSCFTIGQYGSHGTSGRELLSESKLKDLLHGSEYVLTYEDKDGDWMLVGDVPWEMFTDTCKRLRIMKSSDAIGLAPRAMEKCRNRN